One region of Drosophila sechellia strain sech25 chromosome 4, ASM438219v1, whole genome shotgun sequence genomic DNA includes:
- the LOC6620279 gene encoding protein pangolin isoform X7, whose amino-acid sequence MPHCGTSNTEINLNSSELINYQKNRSNEDLQNKHDKKYSINLKTGQVTDGGCNDQYTQLTDNKIEQYNCNDFDKVCIVPSSRSDGMEASLSELLLSPNKSISQPWQAAEEIESWQDDSFRHRNEMFSCIYTNSMLNQQQCSQQQLLATQLLYARLLRSQLAERESHSNKFNMVHYSGSKKTMLRQDELLSTPSSQDNNNNIKLIHDIENSLSCVDPPLFEFSNIHQSQREEQKNKQDDKNCYSPKLKSNKEALDGYDLQHTCDFIREQKNILIDIKKQLENLSDSSGKFRKRLSVRQSHIEVNNGSNSALEESVRRQLNGNRKSIENLLEEVKRLYNQWSSAELYYVRSLQRLGLPSEEDGEYTSTPTHTIMALAAIALSNESDILPQKTTAVHSKIPDIERESDLFLTSAKPKTLVEIEDIILQLASAVNMHQSSAASTTHESYSDSVKSDCEESNSAPTCIWHSTRRTFRRKKDVEPCSTAAEIILEYASLSSSSPAETSRLLTSASNFTDVTENYNVTTQLPIVFNYNRESSAVSIITDPLILPEFSTASSTPSTSSNSGCSTGMVTGIFGLSQNRRKQRLAKHIETLPTNSFKSNAIRGNGDNEIASQLKTSPSITASPTENVSHLITKTLSSPNASLTAQELSITNLFKERLCALQGNAGSMKTEIFPIIDAPYDLSIGSKTKHMNLEAKHSSNAQSNESKEATNDKKKPHIKKPLNAFMLYMKEMRAKVVAECTLKESAAINQILGRRWHELSREEQSKYYEKARQERQLHMELYPGWSARDNYGYVSKKKKRKKDRSTTDSGVACLGA is encoded by the exons ATGCCACACTGTGGAACATCTAATactgaaattaatttaaactcAAGCGAATTAATCAATTACCAGAAAAATAGGAGCAATGAGGATCTACAAAACAAGCACgataaaaaatattcaatcAATTTGAAAACGGGACAGGTCACTGATGGTGGGTGCAATGACCAATATACGCAATTAACTGACAACAAAATAGAACAATATAACTGCAATGATTTTGATAAAGTTTGTATTGTACCATCAAGTAGATCAGACGGAATGGAGGCATCGTTATCCGAACTCCTTTTAAGTCCgaataaatcaatttcccAGCCTTGGCAAGCAGCAGAAGAAATAGAAAGTTGGCAAGATGACAGTTTTCGCCAtcgaaatgaaatgttttctTGTATATATACGAATAGTATGCTAAATCAGCAGCAATGCTCGCAACAGCAGCTTTTGGCCACACAACTTTTATATGCTCGGCTTCTTCGGTCTCAGTTAGCTGAACGGGAATCCCATTCGAATAAATTCAACATGGTTCATTATTCAGGATCTAAAAAGACCATGCTTCGACAAGATGAGCTTCTATCAACCCCATCTTCGCAggataataataacaatattaagTTAATTCATGATATCGAAAACAGCTTAAGTTGTGTAGATCCCCCTTTGTTTGAATTTTCTAACATTCATCAAAGTCAAAGAGaggaacaaaaaaataaacaagatgACAAAAACTGTTACTCACCAAAATTAAAATCGAACAAGGAAGCCCTAGATGGGTACGACTTACAACACACATGTGATTTTATCAGGGAGCAAAAAAACATTCTTATCGACATTAAAAAACAACTAGAAAATCTCTCAGATAGCTCAGGTAAATTTAGGAAAAGGTTAAGTGTGCGTCAAAGTCACATTGAAGTAAATAATGGCTCTAATTCAGCCCTAGAGGAAAGTGTAAGACGACAACTAAATGGAAATCGCAAGTCTATTGAAAACTTACTGGAAGAGGTAAAAAGATTATATAATCAATGGAGCAGCGCTGAGCTCTATTATGTTCGCAGCTTACAACGCTTAGGACTCCCATCAGAGGAAGATGGTGAATATACATCTACACCAACACATACTATTATGGCATTGGCTGCTATAGCTCTGTCTAATGAAAGTGATATTTTGCCACAGAAAACAACTGCAGTGCACTCTAAGATTCCAGATATTGAAAGGGAGTCCGATTTGTTTTTGACCTCAGCAAAACCTAAAACGTTGGTCGAAATAGAGGATATAATATTACAACTCGCATCAGCTGTTAATATGCATCAATCCAGCGCTGCTAGCACCACTCATGAATCCTACAGTGATAGTGTTAAAAGCGATTGCGAAGAATCAAACTCAGCACCCACTTGCATATGGCATTCGACAAGGCGAACCTTTCGCCGCAAAAAAGACGTTGAGCCTTGTAGCACTGCAGCTGAGATTATTTTAGAATATGCTTCATTGTCTTCATCTTCTCCCGCTGAAACCTCCCGCTTGCTTACATCTGCATCAAATTTTACAGATGTTACAGAAAATTATAATGTCACAACGCAATTGCCTATTGTGTTTAATTACAATCGAGAAAGTTCAGCTGTGTCAATCATTACCGATCCTCTAATTCTTCCTGAGTTTTCTACTGCATCTTCAACCCCATCGACTAGTAGTAATAGTGGATGCTCTACTGGAATGGTTACTGGAATTTTCGGGCTAAGTcaaaaccgaagaaaacaaagacTTGCAAAGCACATTGAAACTCTGCCTACGAATTCTTTTAAATCGAATGCAATAAGGGGAAATGGTGACAACGAAATCGCTAGTCAGCTAAAAACGTCGCCATCAATTACAGCATCGCCGACTGAAAATGTTTCCCATTTAATTACTAAGACATTGTCTTCGCCTAATGCATCTTTAACAGCGCAGGAACTTTCCATAACTAATCTGTTTAAAGAACGCCTATGCGCTTTACAGGGGAATGCCGGATCAATGAAGACTGAAATTTTTCCCATAATAGATGCCCCATACGACTTAAGTATTGGAAGCAAGACAAAACACAT GAACCTGGAAGCAAAACACTCATCAAATGCGCAATCAAATGAATCCAAGGAGGCaacaaatgataaaaaaaaaccccatATTAAGAAACCACTAAATGCGTTCATGCTCTATATGAAGGAAATGCGTGCTAAGGTTGTTGCCGAATGCACACTAAAGGAATCGGCTGCGATTAATCAGATTTTAGGAAGACGG TGGCACGAACTTTCCCGCGAAGAACAAAGCAAATATTACGAAAAAGCTCGACAAGAGCGCCAATTGCATATGGAATTGTATCCGGGGTGGAGCGCACGAGATAACTATGGTTACGtgtcaaaaaagaaaaagcgaaaaaaagaCAGATCGACAACGGATTCGGGAG TGGCATGCCTTGGGGCGTGA
- the LOC6620279 gene encoding protein pangolin isoform X3 translates to MPHCGTSNTEINLNSSELINYQKNRSNEDLQNKHDKKYSINLKTGQVTDGGCNDQYTQLTDNKIEQYNCNDFDKVCIVPSSRSDGMEASLSELLLSPNKSISQPWQAAEEIESWQDDSFRHRNEMFSCIYTNSMLNQQQCSQQQLLATQLLYARLLRSQLAERESHSNKFNMVHYSGSKKTMLRQDELLSTPSSQDNNNNIKLIHDIENSLSCVDPPLFEFSNIHQSQREEQKNKQDDKNCYSPKLKSNKEALDGYDLQHTCDFIREQKNILIDIKKQLENLSDSSGKFRKRLSVRQSHIEVNNGSNSALEESVRRQLNGNRKSIENLLEEVKRLYNQWSSAELYYVRSLQRLGLPSEEDGEYTSTPTHTIMALAAIALSNESDILPQKTTAVHSKIPDIERESDLFLTSAKPKTLVEIEDIILQLASAVNMHQSSAASTTHESYSDSVKSDCEESNSAPTCIWHSTRRTFRRKKDVEPCSTAAEIILEYASLSSSSPAETSRLLTSASNFTDVTENYNVTTQLPIVFNYNRESSAVSIITDPLILPEFSTASSTPSTSSNSGCSTGMVTGIFGLSQNRRKQRLAKHIETLPTNSFKSNAIRGNGDNEIASQLKTSPSITASPTENVSHLITKTLSSPNASLTAQELSITNLFKERLCALQGNAGSMKTEIFPIIDAPYDLSIGSKTKHMNLEAKHSSNAQSNESKEATNDKKKPHIKKPLNAFMLYMKEMRAKVVAECTLKESAAINQILGRRWHELSREEQSKYYEKARQERQLHMELYPGWSARDNYGYVSKKKKRKKDRSTTDSGGNNMKKCRARFGLDQQSQWCKPCSPNLGVISSVSNNGSSVGITSNAAVNSIGVGMLAPIHL, encoded by the exons ATGCCACACTGTGGAACATCTAATactgaaattaatttaaactcAAGCGAATTAATCAATTACCAGAAAAATAGGAGCAATGAGGATCTACAAAACAAGCACgataaaaaatattcaatcAATTTGAAAACGGGACAGGTCACTGATGGTGGGTGCAATGACCAATATACGCAATTAACTGACAACAAAATAGAACAATATAACTGCAATGATTTTGATAAAGTTTGTATTGTACCATCAAGTAGATCAGACGGAATGGAGGCATCGTTATCCGAACTCCTTTTAAGTCCgaataaatcaatttcccAGCCTTGGCAAGCAGCAGAAGAAATAGAAAGTTGGCAAGATGACAGTTTTCGCCAtcgaaatgaaatgttttctTGTATATATACGAATAGTATGCTAAATCAGCAGCAATGCTCGCAACAGCAGCTTTTGGCCACACAACTTTTATATGCTCGGCTTCTTCGGTCTCAGTTAGCTGAACGGGAATCCCATTCGAATAAATTCAACATGGTTCATTATTCAGGATCTAAAAAGACCATGCTTCGACAAGATGAGCTTCTATCAACCCCATCTTCGCAggataataataacaatattaagTTAATTCATGATATCGAAAACAGCTTAAGTTGTGTAGATCCCCCTTTGTTTGAATTTTCTAACATTCATCAAAGTCAAAGAGaggaacaaaaaaataaacaagatgACAAAAACTGTTACTCACCAAAATTAAAATCGAACAAGGAAGCCCTAGATGGGTACGACTTACAACACACATGTGATTTTATCAGGGAGCAAAAAAACATTCTTATCGACATTAAAAAACAACTAGAAAATCTCTCAGATAGCTCAGGTAAATTTAGGAAAAGGTTAAGTGTGCGTCAAAGTCACATTGAAGTAAATAATGGCTCTAATTCAGCCCTAGAGGAAAGTGTAAGACGACAACTAAATGGAAATCGCAAGTCTATTGAAAACTTACTGGAAGAGGTAAAAAGATTATATAATCAATGGAGCAGCGCTGAGCTCTATTATGTTCGCAGCTTACAACGCTTAGGACTCCCATCAGAGGAAGATGGTGAATATACATCTACACCAACACATACTATTATGGCATTGGCTGCTATAGCTCTGTCTAATGAAAGTGATATTTTGCCACAGAAAACAACTGCAGTGCACTCTAAGATTCCAGATATTGAAAGGGAGTCCGATTTGTTTTTGACCTCAGCAAAACCTAAAACGTTGGTCGAAATAGAGGATATAATATTACAACTCGCATCAGCTGTTAATATGCATCAATCCAGCGCTGCTAGCACCACTCATGAATCCTACAGTGATAGTGTTAAAAGCGATTGCGAAGAATCAAACTCAGCACCCACTTGCATATGGCATTCGACAAGGCGAACCTTTCGCCGCAAAAAAGACGTTGAGCCTTGTAGCACTGCAGCTGAGATTATTTTAGAATATGCTTCATTGTCTTCATCTTCTCCCGCTGAAACCTCCCGCTTGCTTACATCTGCATCAAATTTTACAGATGTTACAGAAAATTATAATGTCACAACGCAATTGCCTATTGTGTTTAATTACAATCGAGAAAGTTCAGCTGTGTCAATCATTACCGATCCTCTAATTCTTCCTGAGTTTTCTACTGCATCTTCAACCCCATCGACTAGTAGTAATAGTGGATGCTCTACTGGAATGGTTACTGGAATTTTCGGGCTAAGTcaaaaccgaagaaaacaaagacTTGCAAAGCACATTGAAACTCTGCCTACGAATTCTTTTAAATCGAATGCAATAAGGGGAAATGGTGACAACGAAATCGCTAGTCAGCTAAAAACGTCGCCATCAATTACAGCATCGCCGACTGAAAATGTTTCCCATTTAATTACTAAGACATTGTCTTCGCCTAATGCATCTTTAACAGCGCAGGAACTTTCCATAACTAATCTGTTTAAAGAACGCCTATGCGCTTTACAGGGGAATGCCGGATCAATGAAGACTGAAATTTTTCCCATAATAGATGCCCCATACGACTTAAGTATTGGAAGCAAGACAAAACACAT GAACCTGGAAGCAAAACACTCATCAAATGCGCAATCAAATGAATCCAAGGAGGCaacaaatgataaaaaaaaaccccatATTAAGAAACCACTAAATGCGTTCATGCTCTATATGAAGGAAATGCGTGCTAAGGTTGTTGCCGAATGCACACTAAAGGAATCGGCTGCGATTAATCAGATTTTAGGAAGACGG TGGCACGAACTTTCCCGCGAAGAACAAAGCAAATATTACGAAAAAGCTCGACAAGAGCGCCAATTGCATATGGAATTGTATCCGGGGTGGAGCGCACGAGATAACTATGGTTACGtgtcaaaaaagaaaaagcgaaaaaaagaCAGATCGACAACGGATTCGGGAG GtaataatatgaaaaaatgCCGCGCCCGTTTTGGACTAGATCAACAGAGTCAGTGGTGCAAACCGTGCAG
- the LOC6620279 gene encoding protein pangolin isoform X6 produces the protein MPHCGTSNTEINLNSSELINYQKNRSNEDLQNKHDKKYSINLKTGQVTDGGCNDQYTQLTDNKIEQYNCNDFDKVCIVPSSRSDGMEASLSELLLSPNKSISQPWQAAEEIESWQDDSFRHRNEMFSCIYTNSMLNQQQCSQQQLLATQLLYARLLRSQLAERESHSNKFNMVHYSGSKKTMLRQDELLSTPSSQDNNNNIKLIHDIENSLSCVDPPLFEFSNIHQSQREEQKNKQDDKNCYSPKLKSNKEALDGYDLQHTCDFIREQKNILIDIKKQLENLSDSSGKFRKRLSVRQSHIEVNNGSNSALEESVRRQLNGNRKSIENLLEEVKRLYNQWSSAELYYVRSLQRLGLPSEEDGEYTSTPTHTIMALAAIALSNESDILPQKTTAVHSKIPDIERESDLFLTSAKPKTLVEIEDIILQLASAVNMHQSSAASTTHESYSDSVKSDCEESNSAPTCIWHSTRRTFRRKKDVEPCSTAAEIILEYASLSSSSPAETSRLLTSASNFTDVTENYNVTTQLPIVFNYNRESSAVSIITDPLILPEFSTASSTPSTSSNSGCSTGMVTGIFGLSQNRRKQRLAKHIETLPTNSFKSNAIRGNGDNEIASQLKTSPSITASPTENVSHLITKTLSSPNASLTAQELSITNLFKERLCALQGNAGSMKTEIFPIIDAPYDLSIGSKTKHMNLEAKHSSNAQSNESKEATNDKKKPHIKKPLNAFMLYMKEMRAKVVAECTLKESAAINQILGRRWHALGREEQAKYYELARRERQLHMQMYPDWSSRTNASRGKKRKRKQDTNDGGNNMKKCRARFGLDQQSQWCKPCSLGSRRCMICRLRLLMMFAHFGFIADPCLIDV, from the exons ATGCCACACTGTGGAACATCTAATactgaaattaatttaaactcAAGCGAATTAATCAATTACCAGAAAAATAGGAGCAATGAGGATCTACAAAACAAGCACgataaaaaatattcaatcAATTTGAAAACGGGACAGGTCACTGATGGTGGGTGCAATGACCAATATACGCAATTAACTGACAACAAAATAGAACAATATAACTGCAATGATTTTGATAAAGTTTGTATTGTACCATCAAGTAGATCAGACGGAATGGAGGCATCGTTATCCGAACTCCTTTTAAGTCCgaataaatcaatttcccAGCCTTGGCAAGCAGCAGAAGAAATAGAAAGTTGGCAAGATGACAGTTTTCGCCAtcgaaatgaaatgttttctTGTATATATACGAATAGTATGCTAAATCAGCAGCAATGCTCGCAACAGCAGCTTTTGGCCACACAACTTTTATATGCTCGGCTTCTTCGGTCTCAGTTAGCTGAACGGGAATCCCATTCGAATAAATTCAACATGGTTCATTATTCAGGATCTAAAAAGACCATGCTTCGACAAGATGAGCTTCTATCAACCCCATCTTCGCAggataataataacaatattaagTTAATTCATGATATCGAAAACAGCTTAAGTTGTGTAGATCCCCCTTTGTTTGAATTTTCTAACATTCATCAAAGTCAAAGAGaggaacaaaaaaataaacaagatgACAAAAACTGTTACTCACCAAAATTAAAATCGAACAAGGAAGCCCTAGATGGGTACGACTTACAACACACATGTGATTTTATCAGGGAGCAAAAAAACATTCTTATCGACATTAAAAAACAACTAGAAAATCTCTCAGATAGCTCAGGTAAATTTAGGAAAAGGTTAAGTGTGCGTCAAAGTCACATTGAAGTAAATAATGGCTCTAATTCAGCCCTAGAGGAAAGTGTAAGACGACAACTAAATGGAAATCGCAAGTCTATTGAAAACTTACTGGAAGAGGTAAAAAGATTATATAATCAATGGAGCAGCGCTGAGCTCTATTATGTTCGCAGCTTACAACGCTTAGGACTCCCATCAGAGGAAGATGGTGAATATACATCTACACCAACACATACTATTATGGCATTGGCTGCTATAGCTCTGTCTAATGAAAGTGATATTTTGCCACAGAAAACAACTGCAGTGCACTCTAAGATTCCAGATATTGAAAGGGAGTCCGATTTGTTTTTGACCTCAGCAAAACCTAAAACGTTGGTCGAAATAGAGGATATAATATTACAACTCGCATCAGCTGTTAATATGCATCAATCCAGCGCTGCTAGCACCACTCATGAATCCTACAGTGATAGTGTTAAAAGCGATTGCGAAGAATCAAACTCAGCACCCACTTGCATATGGCATTCGACAAGGCGAACCTTTCGCCGCAAAAAAGACGTTGAGCCTTGTAGCACTGCAGCTGAGATTATTTTAGAATATGCTTCATTGTCTTCATCTTCTCCCGCTGAAACCTCCCGCTTGCTTACATCTGCATCAAATTTTACAGATGTTACAGAAAATTATAATGTCACAACGCAATTGCCTATTGTGTTTAATTACAATCGAGAAAGTTCAGCTGTGTCAATCATTACCGATCCTCTAATTCTTCCTGAGTTTTCTACTGCATCTTCAACCCCATCGACTAGTAGTAATAGTGGATGCTCTACTGGAATGGTTACTGGAATTTTCGGGCTAAGTcaaaaccgaagaaaacaaagacTTGCAAAGCACATTGAAACTCTGCCTACGAATTCTTTTAAATCGAATGCAATAAGGGGAAATGGTGACAACGAAATCGCTAGTCAGCTAAAAACGTCGCCATCAATTACAGCATCGCCGACTGAAAATGTTTCCCATTTAATTACTAAGACATTGTCTTCGCCTAATGCATCTTTAACAGCGCAGGAACTTTCCATAACTAATCTGTTTAAAGAACGCCTATGCGCTTTACAGGGGAATGCCGGATCAATGAAGACTGAAATTTTTCCCATAATAGATGCCCCATACGACTTAAGTATTGGAAGCAAGACAAAACACAT GAACCTGGAAGCAAAACACTCATCAAATGCGCAATCAAATGAATCCAAGGAGGCaacaaatgataaaaaaaaaccccatATTAAGAAACCACTAAATGCGTTCATGCTCTATATGAAGGAAATGCGTGCTAAGGTTGTTGCCGAATGCACACTAAAGGAATCGGCTGCGATTAATCAGATTTTAGGAAGACGG TGGCATGCCTTGGGGCGTGAGGAGCAGGCGAAGTATTACGAGTTGGCGCGAAGGGAGCGACAACTGCACATGCAAATGTATCCTGATTGGAGCTCTCGTACAAATGCCTCTCGTGGCAAAAAACGGAAGCGGAAGCAAGATACCAATGATGGAG GtaataatatgaaaaaatgCCGCGCCCGTTTTGGACTAGATCAACAGAGTCAGTGGTGCAAACCGTGCAG
- the LOC6620279 gene encoding protein pangolin isoform X5, with the protein MPHCGTSNTEINLNSSELINYQKNRSNEDLQNKHDKKYSINLKTGQVTDGGCNDQYTQLTDNKIEQYNCNDFDKVCIVPSSRSDGMEASLSELLLSPNKSISQPWQAAEEIESWQDDSFRHRNEMFSCIYTNSMLNQQQCSQQQLLATQLLYARLLRSQLAERESHSNKFNMVHYSGSKKTMLRQDELLSTPSSQDNNNNIKLIHDIENSLSCVDPPLFEFSNIHQSQREEQKNKQDDKNCYSPKLKSNKEALDGYDLQHTCDFIREQKNILIDIKKQLENLSDSSGKFRKRLSVRQSHIEVNNGSNSALEESVRRQLNGNRKSIENLLEEVKRLYNQWSSAELYYVRSLQRLGLPSEEDGEYTSTPTHTIMALAAIALSNESDILPQKTTAVHSKIPDIERESDLFLTSAKPKTLVEIEDIILQLASAVNMHQSSAASTTHESYSDSVKSDCEESNSAPTCIWHSTRRTFRRKKDVEPCSTAAEIILEYASLSSSSPAETSRLLTSASNFTDVTENYNVTTQLPIVFNYNRESSAVSIITDPLILPEFSTASSTPSTSSNSGCSTGMVTGIFGLSQNRRKQRLAKHIETLPTNSFKSNAIRGNGDNEIASQLKTSPSITASPTENVSHLITKTLSSPNASLTAQELSITNLFKERLCALQGNAGSMKTEIFPIIDAPYDLSIGSKTKHMNLEAKHSSNAQSNESKEATNDKKKPHIKKPLNAFMLYMKEMRAKVVAECTLKESAAINQILGRRWHELSREEQSKYYEKARQERQLHMELYPGWSARDNYGYVSKKKKRKKDRSTTDSGGNNMKKCRARFGLDQQSQWCKPCSLGSRRCMICRLRLLMMFAHFGFIADPCLIDV; encoded by the exons ATGCCACACTGTGGAACATCTAATactgaaattaatttaaactcAAGCGAATTAATCAATTACCAGAAAAATAGGAGCAATGAGGATCTACAAAACAAGCACgataaaaaatattcaatcAATTTGAAAACGGGACAGGTCACTGATGGTGGGTGCAATGACCAATATACGCAATTAACTGACAACAAAATAGAACAATATAACTGCAATGATTTTGATAAAGTTTGTATTGTACCATCAAGTAGATCAGACGGAATGGAGGCATCGTTATCCGAACTCCTTTTAAGTCCgaataaatcaatttcccAGCCTTGGCAAGCAGCAGAAGAAATAGAAAGTTGGCAAGATGACAGTTTTCGCCAtcgaaatgaaatgttttctTGTATATATACGAATAGTATGCTAAATCAGCAGCAATGCTCGCAACAGCAGCTTTTGGCCACACAACTTTTATATGCTCGGCTTCTTCGGTCTCAGTTAGCTGAACGGGAATCCCATTCGAATAAATTCAACATGGTTCATTATTCAGGATCTAAAAAGACCATGCTTCGACAAGATGAGCTTCTATCAACCCCATCTTCGCAggataataataacaatattaagTTAATTCATGATATCGAAAACAGCTTAAGTTGTGTAGATCCCCCTTTGTTTGAATTTTCTAACATTCATCAAAGTCAAAGAGaggaacaaaaaaataaacaagatgACAAAAACTGTTACTCACCAAAATTAAAATCGAACAAGGAAGCCCTAGATGGGTACGACTTACAACACACATGTGATTTTATCAGGGAGCAAAAAAACATTCTTATCGACATTAAAAAACAACTAGAAAATCTCTCAGATAGCTCAGGTAAATTTAGGAAAAGGTTAAGTGTGCGTCAAAGTCACATTGAAGTAAATAATGGCTCTAATTCAGCCCTAGAGGAAAGTGTAAGACGACAACTAAATGGAAATCGCAAGTCTATTGAAAACTTACTGGAAGAGGTAAAAAGATTATATAATCAATGGAGCAGCGCTGAGCTCTATTATGTTCGCAGCTTACAACGCTTAGGACTCCCATCAGAGGAAGATGGTGAATATACATCTACACCAACACATACTATTATGGCATTGGCTGCTATAGCTCTGTCTAATGAAAGTGATATTTTGCCACAGAAAACAACTGCAGTGCACTCTAAGATTCCAGATATTGAAAGGGAGTCCGATTTGTTTTTGACCTCAGCAAAACCTAAAACGTTGGTCGAAATAGAGGATATAATATTACAACTCGCATCAGCTGTTAATATGCATCAATCCAGCGCTGCTAGCACCACTCATGAATCCTACAGTGATAGTGTTAAAAGCGATTGCGAAGAATCAAACTCAGCACCCACTTGCATATGGCATTCGACAAGGCGAACCTTTCGCCGCAAAAAAGACGTTGAGCCTTGTAGCACTGCAGCTGAGATTATTTTAGAATATGCTTCATTGTCTTCATCTTCTCCCGCTGAAACCTCCCGCTTGCTTACATCTGCATCAAATTTTACAGATGTTACAGAAAATTATAATGTCACAACGCAATTGCCTATTGTGTTTAATTACAATCGAGAAAGTTCAGCTGTGTCAATCATTACCGATCCTCTAATTCTTCCTGAGTTTTCTACTGCATCTTCAACCCCATCGACTAGTAGTAATAGTGGATGCTCTACTGGAATGGTTACTGGAATTTTCGGGCTAAGTcaaaaccgaagaaaacaaagacTTGCAAAGCACATTGAAACTCTGCCTACGAATTCTTTTAAATCGAATGCAATAAGGGGAAATGGTGACAACGAAATCGCTAGTCAGCTAAAAACGTCGCCATCAATTACAGCATCGCCGACTGAAAATGTTTCCCATTTAATTACTAAGACATTGTCTTCGCCTAATGCATCTTTAACAGCGCAGGAACTTTCCATAACTAATCTGTTTAAAGAACGCCTATGCGCTTTACAGGGGAATGCCGGATCAATGAAGACTGAAATTTTTCCCATAATAGATGCCCCATACGACTTAAGTATTGGAAGCAAGACAAAACACAT GAACCTGGAAGCAAAACACTCATCAAATGCGCAATCAAATGAATCCAAGGAGGCaacaaatgataaaaaaaaaccccatATTAAGAAACCACTAAATGCGTTCATGCTCTATATGAAGGAAATGCGTGCTAAGGTTGTTGCCGAATGCACACTAAAGGAATCGGCTGCGATTAATCAGATTTTAGGAAGACGG TGGCACGAACTTTCCCGCGAAGAACAAAGCAAATATTACGAAAAAGCTCGACAAGAGCGCCAATTGCATATGGAATTGTATCCGGGGTGGAGCGCACGAGATAACTATGGTTACGtgtcaaaaaagaaaaagcgaaaaaaagaCAGATCGACAACGGATTCGGGAG GtaataatatgaaaaaatgCCGCGCCCGTTTTGGACTAGATCAACAGAGTCAGTGGTGCAAACCGTGCAG